A window of Ranitomeya variabilis isolate aRanVar5 chromosome 2, aRanVar5.hap1, whole genome shotgun sequence contains these coding sequences:
- the LOC143809096 gene encoding germ cell nuclear acidic protein-like isoform X3: MMPRKRFKRIIVLSDIEDNSDDDDFSQSHPRKRPIPRSPGQENISGFNSGPTPSLPDLSLPPTDHGPDSTNCSDAIILIDDDDDFNRAGTSTYNNLILPTSDDPDSSTCSYYSTNEDDDFNRAGTSSYTKKLPSGREESPDREERTLQCNDPGCFLEDIVSPTSIYVTNFQEKKKELVERLYDLYNRTVFDNQLPVKMDILWSKRLTSAAGQCNQKLIDDRRYSVIELSEKVCDSVDRVRAILAHEMCHAAVWIICGERNDDHGTMWQAFTRRVKRIHPELPKLTKYHNYTIHYYYNYKCSQCDKQIGRFRKIRDNKLHCRKCGGRLRQLSIS, from the exons ATGATGCCAAGAAAGCGATTTAAGCGTATTATAGTTCTCTCTGACATCGAGGACAACAGTGATGATGACGACTTCAGTCAG TCTCATCCAAGAAAGAGGCCAATTCCAAGGTCTCCAGGCCAAGAAAACATCAGTGGCTTCAATTCGGGCCCGACCCCGAGTTTACCAG ATCTGAGTTTACCACCTACAGACCATGGTCCGGACAGTACCAACTG CTCCGATGCCATCATTcttattgatgatgatgatgatttcaATAGGGCAGGAACTTCCACATATAACA ATCTGATTTTACCAACTTCAGATGATCCGGACAGTTCCACCTG CTCCTATTACAGCACTAATGAAGATGACGATTTCAATAGGGCAGGAACTTCCTCATATACTA AAAAATTACCATCTGGTAGGGAGGAGAGCCCCGATAGAGAGGAGAG GACACTACAATGCAACGACCCCGGCTGTTTCCTGGAAGACATTGTTTCTCCTACTTCCATCTATGTTACCAACTTCCAGGAAAAAAAGAAAGAGCTGGTAGAACGACTATACGATCTGTACAACAGGACAGTCTTCGATAATCAG CTCCCTGTGAAAATGGACATTTTGTGGAGCAAGAGGCTGACATCAGCAGCCGGCCAATGCAACCAAAAGCTGATTGACGACCGCCGCTACTCAGTGATTGAGCTTTCTGAAAAAGTCTGTGATTCTGTCG ACCGAGTACGAGCCATACTTGCGCACGAGATGTGCCATGCCGCTGTTTGGATAATCTGCGGTGAACGCAATGACGACCATGGAACGATGTGGCAGGCTTTCACAAGACGGGTGAAACGTATCCATCCCGAGCTGCCAAAATTGACAAAATATCACAATTATACCATCCACTATTACTACAATTACAAATGCTCCCAGTGTGATAAACA AATTGGGCGTTTTAGAAAAATACGTGACAATAAACTTCACTGCCGCAAGTGCGGAGGCCGATTACGTCAACTATCCATCAGCTAA